From Polynucleobacter ibericus:
TTGTAGCATCGCTACAATGGATCCTCCAAAAATATGAGCAACCTACACAATCCCCCTGCCTTGAATTCAATTAGCCCACTGGGGTTTTGGGATGATGCTATTGGCATTTTATCCCGCGAACTGTCGCCCCAACAGTTTAAAACATGGATTCAACCCCTTACTTTATTGTCTTTTATTGAAAGTGATGACTTACTAACAATAGGCGCCCCCAACCGATTTAAATTAGATTGGATTAAAAAGACTTTTGCCGACCGGTTCCAAGAATTGGCTTCGCAGTACTTTGGGCGCCCTATTAATGTAAGTTTTACTTTGGCGGCTGACGGCGTCGCAACAAGCGTCGCTCCCACAACAAACGTTGAAGAGCCCCCACAGAAAAGTATTTCGATAGATGTTGTTGAGCCCCTCATCTCCATTGAGGAAAACGCTTTTGAGATTGAAGATCACTCCAAGCTCAATCCAAACCTTACTTTTGAGACATTTGTAACTGGTAAAGCAAATCAATTGGCTAGGGCAGCATCAATTCAGGTCGCACATAACCCAGGCACATCCTATAACCCCATGTTTTTATATGGCGGGGTTGGGTTAGGAAAAACTCACCTAATACATGCTATTGGCAATCACCTCTTAAAAGAGAAGCCTAACGCCAGAATCCGCTATATCCACGCCGAACAGTATGTTTCTGATGTTGTTCGCGCCTATCAACAAAAGGCTTTTGACCGCTTTAAGCGCTACTACCACTCTTTAGACCTCTTATTAATTGATGATATTCAGTTTTTTAGCGGCAAATCAAGAACTCAAGAAGAGTTTTTTTATGCTTTTGAGGCCCTTTTGAGTAATAAAGCCCAAGTCATTATCACCAGCGACACCTACCCCAAAGAAATGGCTGGCATAGATGATCGCCTTATTTCTCGGTTTGATTCTGGCCTAACAGTTGCGATTGAGCCGCCAGAGCTGGAGATGCGTGTTGCCATTTTGATGAAAAAGGCGATTAGCGAAGGCATCCCCATGAGCGAGGATGTGGCGTTTTTTGTAGCCAAACACCTGCGCTCAAATGTTCGAGAGCTTGAGGGCGCACTAAGAAAGATTTTGGCTTTCGTGCGCTTCCATGGTCGAGAAGTAACAATTGATGTGGCTAGGACGGCATTAAAAGACTTACTTTCCATCCAAAACCGTCAAATCTCTGTTGAAAATATCCAAAAGGCGGTTGCTGATTTTTATAGCATTAAGGTTGCCGATATGTATTCCAAAAAACGTCCAGCCAATATTGCTAGGCCTCGACAAATCGCCATGTTTATGGCCAAAGAGCTCACCCAGAAGAGTC
This genomic window contains:
- the dnaA gene encoding chromosomal replication initiator protein DnaA — translated: MSNLHNPPALNSISPLGFWDDAIGILSRELSPQQFKTWIQPLTLLSFIESDDLLTIGAPNRFKLDWIKKTFADRFQELASQYFGRPINVSFTLAADGVATSVAPTTNVEEPPQKSISIDVVEPLISIEENAFEIEDHSKLNPNLTFETFVTGKANQLARAASIQVAHNPGTSYNPMFLYGGVGLGKTHLIHAIGNHLLKEKPNARIRYIHAEQYVSDVVRAYQQKAFDRFKRYYHSLDLLLIDDIQFFSGKSRTQEEFFYAFEALLSNKAQVIITSDTYPKEMAGIDDRLISRFDSGLTVAIEPPELEMRVAILMKKAISEGIPMSEDVAFFVAKHLRSNVRELEGALRKILAFVRFHGREVTIDVARTALKDLLSIQNRQISVENIQKAVADFYSIKVADMYSKKRPANIARPRQIAMFMAKELTQKSLPEIGELFGGRDHTTVLHAVRKIADERAHDGQLNHEIHVIEQTLKA